In one Winogradskyella sp. MH6 genomic region, the following are encoded:
- the hisA gene encoding 1-(5-phosphoribosyl)-5-[(5-phosphoribosylamino)methylideneamino]imidazole-4-carboxamide isomerase, which produces MRIIPAIDIIEGKCVRLTKGDYSTTKMYNENPLEVAKQFEDAGIEYLHMVDLEGAKADHVVNYKVLEKVATKTNLKIDFGGGLKSDDDVFIAFNSGAKQITGGSIAVKNTDTFLRWINKYGTQKIILGADCKNEKIAISGWLEESSLDVVPFIQDYQKNGIQYVVCTDISKDGMLQGPSVDLYKKIINQCTNGSADQSVKLIASGGVTTIEDVEVLADIGCDGVIIGKAIYENRISLKELERFL; this is translated from the coding sequence TTGAGAATAATACCAGCAATAGACATAATAGAAGGAAAGTGCGTAAGATTAACTAAAGGCGATTACAGCACAACAAAAATGTATAATGAAAATCCGTTAGAAGTTGCCAAGCAATTTGAAGATGCAGGCATAGAATACTTGCATATGGTAGATTTAGAAGGCGCTAAAGCAGATCACGTAGTCAATTATAAAGTGTTAGAAAAGGTAGCGACAAAAACCAATTTAAAAATCGATTTTGGTGGCGGACTTAAATCGGATGACGATGTATTTATAGCTTTTAATTCTGGAGCTAAACAAATTACAGGAGGTAGTATAGCTGTAAAAAATACAGACACTTTTTTAAGATGGATTAATAAATACGGAACGCAAAAAATTATCCTTGGAGCCGATTGTAAAAACGAAAAAATCGCCATTTCTGGTTGGTTAGAAGAAAGTAGTTTAGACGTTGTCCCATTTATACAAGACTATCAAAAAAACGGTATTCAATATGTGGTATGTACAGATATTTCAAAAGACGGCATGCTTCAAGGTCCATCGGTAGATCTGTATAAAAAAATTATTAACCAATGTACCAATGGTAGCGCAGATCAATCTGTAAAACTAATTGCTTCTGGCGGAGTAACAACTATTGAAGATGTTGAAGTTTTAGCAGACATAGGTTGCGATGGAGTAATAATTGGTAAAGCCATTTACGAAAACAGAATAAGTTTAAAAGAATTAGAACGCTTTTTATAA
- the hisH gene encoding imidazole glycerol phosphate synthase subunit HisH: MKIVIINYGAGNIKSIQFAFKRLGFEALLTNNPEEIKAADRVIFPGVGEASSAMKKLKESGLDRLIPQLKQPVLGICLGMQLMCKSTEEGHTNGLGIFNVDVKRFSNTVKVPQMGWNTISNLKSDLFKHIKANEFMYLVHSFYAEKCQEAIATTTYDVEYASALQKDNFYGVQFHPEKSGKEGEKILKNFLELNTNN; this comes from the coding sequence ATGAAAATAGTCATCATAAATTATGGTGCAGGAAACATCAAAAGCATTCAATTTGCTTTTAAACGCTTAGGTTTTGAAGCGTTGTTAACTAATAATCCTGAAGAAATTAAAGCAGCAGACAGAGTGATTTTTCCTGGTGTAGGCGAGGCGAGTAGTGCAATGAAAAAGCTAAAAGAATCAGGTTTGGATCGTTTGATTCCGCAGTTAAAACAACCTGTTTTAGGGATTTGTTTAGGTATGCAATTAATGTGTAAGTCTACAGAAGAAGGACATACAAATGGCTTAGGTATTTTTAATGTAGATGTAAAACGCTTTTCAAATACAGTAAAAGTGCCACAAATGGGTTGGAATACGATAAGTAATCTTAAATCAGATTTGTTTAAACATATTAAAGCAAATGAATTTATGTATTTAGTGCATAGTTTTTATGCAGAAAAATGCCAAGAAGCAATTGCAACAACAACTTATGATGTTGAATACGCTTCAGCATTACAAAAAGATAATTTTTACGGAGTACAATTTCACCCAGAAAAAAGTGGAAAAGAAGGAGAAAAAATTCTTAAGAATTTTTTAGAACTAAATACTAACAACTAG
- the hisB gene encoding bifunctional histidinol-phosphatase/imidazoleglycerol-phosphate dehydratase HisB, whose translation MKKVLFIDRDGTLIKEPADEQIDSFEKLVFYPKVFTYLSKIAKELDFEIVMITNQDGLGTDLYPENTFWPVHNFVLQSFENEGVIFEEQFIDRTFAKDNAPTRKPNTGLLTKYFGEDYDLENSFVIGDRLTDVELAKNLGSKGIFINDNTNLGTDEITVKRDSLDQFIALESNDWEEIYKFLKAKERTGSIERNTNETKIKIDLNLDGTGQSNINTGIAFFDHMLDQIARHGQLDLNIKVDGDLEVDEHHTIEDTAIALGEVFATTLGNKLGIERYGFSLPMDDCFAQAAIDFGGRNWLVWEADFKREMIGKMPTEMFFHFFKSFTDGAKCNLNIKAEGTNEHHKIEAIFKAFAKAIKMAVKRDVEKMILPSTKGML comes from the coding sequence ATGAAAAAAGTACTATTCATAGACCGTGATGGCACATTGATTAAAGAACCAGCAGATGAGCAAATCGATAGTTTTGAGAAGTTGGTATTTTACCCAAAGGTCTTCACGTATTTAAGTAAAATCGCCAAAGAATTAGATTTTGAAATTGTAATGATTACCAATCAAGATGGATTGGGAACAGATCTGTATCCAGAAAACACGTTTTGGCCAGTACATAATTTTGTGCTTCAATCTTTTGAAAATGAAGGTGTTATTTTTGAAGAACAATTTATAGACAGAACTTTCGCAAAAGACAATGCGCCAACACGAAAGCCAAATACAGGTCTGTTAACCAAGTATTTTGGTGAGGATTACGATTTAGAAAATTCGTTTGTTATTGGTGACCGATTAACCGATGTTGAATTAGCTAAAAACCTTGGTTCTAAAGGCATTTTTATTAATGACAATACCAATTTAGGAACGGATGAAATTACGGTAAAACGAGATTCTTTAGACCAGTTTATCGCTTTAGAAAGTAATGATTGGGAAGAGATTTACAAATTCTTAAAAGCCAAAGAACGTACTGGAAGCATCGAACGAAATACCAACGAAACAAAAATTAAGATCGATTTAAATCTTGACGGAACAGGACAAAGTAATATCAATACAGGTATTGCGTTTTTCGACCATATGTTAGACCAAATTGCGCGTCACGGACAATTAGATTTAAATATTAAAGTCGATGGTGATTTAGAAGTAGATGAGCATCACACTATCGAAGATACAGCTATTGCTTTAGGTGAAGTATTTGCAACGACTTTAGGTAATAAGTTAGGTATAGAACGTTACGGTTTTAGCTTACCAATGGACGATTGTTTTGCGCAAGCTGCAATAGATTTTGGTGGTAGAAATTGGTTGGTTTGGGAAGCCGATTTTAAACGCGAAATGATTGGCAAAATGCCAACCGAAATGTTTTTTCACTTCTTTAAATCCTTTACAGATGGTGCAAAATGCAACCTAAACATCAAAGCAGAAGGTACAAACGAGCATCACAAAATTGAAGCAATTTTTAAAGCATTTGCTAAAGCAATAAAAATGGCAGTAAAACGCGATGTTGAAAAAATGATTTTACCAAGTACAAAAGGAATGTTATAG
- the hisC gene encoding histidinol-phosphate transaminase, translating to MKQTFNINNLVRPNIAALKPYSSARDEFKDATSSQMIFLDANENPFENGVNRYPDPKQKDVKSVLSKIKNIPTENILLGNGSDEVLDLIFRAFCEPNQDNVITLPPTYGMYEVLANTNAIDVLTVELNADFQPKVNDILNTQNNNTKLLFLCSPNNPTANSFEASKIEKLLTNFNGIVVIDEAYIDFSEDESWISKLSDFPNLIVTQTLSKAYGMAGIRLGICYASTEIISILNKIKPPYNVNQLTQQKAIQRLEKQQEVQNEIQNIISERSLLIKALKSLTWIDTIYPTQANFVLIKVDDATNRYNQLVEKCIVVRNRTNQPLCENCLRFTVGTSDENEKLIAVLNNI from the coding sequence ATGAAACAAACTTTCAACATAAATAACTTAGTCAGACCAAACATCGCAGCCTTAAAACCGTATTCTTCTGCGAGAGATGAGTTTAAAGACGCAACTTCAAGCCAAATGATTTTCTTAGATGCAAACGAAAATCCGTTTGAAAATGGTGTAAATCGTTATCCGGATCCAAAACAAAAAGATGTAAAATCGGTGTTATCAAAAATTAAAAACATTCCAACCGAAAATATCCTGTTAGGAAACGGAAGTGATGAAGTATTAGACTTAATTTTTAGAGCCTTTTGCGAGCCAAACCAAGATAATGTTATCACATTACCACCAACTTACGGTATGTATGAGGTATTAGCAAATACAAATGCTATAGACGTTTTAACGGTTGAATTGAATGCTGATTTTCAACCAAAAGTAAACGATATTCTAAACACTCAAAACAACAATACAAAACTGTTATTTTTATGTTCGCCAAACAATCCAACAGCGAATAGTTTTGAAGCGTCTAAAATTGAAAAATTATTGACTAATTTCAATGGAATTGTAGTAATTGATGAAGCATATATCGATTTTTCAGAAGATGAAAGTTGGATATCAAAATTATCAGATTTCCCAAATTTAATAGTCACGCAAACGCTATCTAAAGCTTACGGAATGGCAGGAATTAGACTAGGAATTTGCTACGCTTCAACCGAAATTATTTCAATTTTAAACAAAATAAAACCACCATATAATGTCAATCAATTAACGCAGCAAAAGGCAATCCAACGTTTAGAAAAGCAACAAGAGGTTCAAAACGAAATTCAAAACATAATTTCAGAAAGAAGCTTGTTAATTAAAGCCTTAAAGTCGCTGACTTGGATTGATACTATATATCCAACACAAGCCAATTTTGTGTTAATTAAGGTAGATGATGCGACTAATCGATACAATCAGTTAGTAGAAAAATGCATCGTTGTTCGCAACCGAACCAATCAGCCACTTTGTGAAAACTGTTTACGTTTTACGGTTGGTACAAGTGATGAGAATGAGAAATTGATTGCAGTATTAAATAATATATAA
- the hisD gene encoding histidinol dehydrogenase, which produces MKTIKYPNKNTWSELLKRPTQTVNDIESTVNQIFEDVQRNGDAAISKYTKLFDGADLQSNLVTAQEIEEATSKLSSELKAAINQAKSNIETFHKAQKTEKVSVETSVGITCWQEKRAIQKVGIYIPAGTAPLFSTVLMLAIPANIAGCKEVVLCSPPNKDGKIANEILYAVQLCGVTKIIKVGGIQAIAGLTFGTETIPQVYKIFGPGNQFVTVAKQLATKYGVAIDMPAGPSELLVVADDSANASYVASDLLSQAEHGTDSQVILVSTSENFMNEVETEINMQIKLLPRQDIAQQAINNSKSILVKSDKEALDLINDYGPEHFIVATKRNDFYIDGIQNAGSVFIGNYTPESAGDYASGTNHTLPTNGFSKAYSGVNLDSFTKAITFQNITKEGLKNIGNTIELMAKAEGLQAHKNAVSIRLKDLTN; this is translated from the coding sequence ATGAAAACAATAAAATACCCAAATAAAAACACATGGTCAGAACTTTTAAAACGACCAACACAAACCGTAAACGATATAGAAAGTACAGTCAACCAAATTTTTGAAGATGTACAACGCAATGGTGATGCTGCAATTTCAAAATACACCAAGTTATTTGATGGTGCAGATTTACAATCTAATCTTGTAACTGCGCAAGAAATAGAAGAGGCTACTTCAAAATTATCATCAGAACTAAAAGCTGCAATTAACCAAGCAAAATCAAACATAGAAACATTCCACAAAGCACAAAAAACAGAAAAGGTAAGTGTAGAAACGTCTGTTGGTATTACCTGTTGGCAAGAAAAACGTGCCATACAAAAAGTTGGGATTTATATTCCTGCTGGTACAGCGCCTTTATTTTCAACAGTTTTAATGCTAGCAATTCCAGCAAATATCGCAGGTTGTAAAGAAGTTGTGTTATGTTCGCCGCCAAATAAAGACGGTAAAATTGCTAACGAAATTTTATACGCAGTTCAACTTTGCGGTGTGACTAAAATTATAAAAGTTGGTGGTATTCAAGCTATTGCAGGATTAACGTTTGGGACCGAAACTATTCCGCAAGTCTATAAAATCTTTGGTCCAGGAAACCAATTTGTAACTGTCGCAAAGCAATTAGCTACTAAATATGGTGTTGCTATCGATATGCCTGCAGGACCAAGCGAATTGTTGGTTGTGGCAGATGATAGTGCCAATGCAAGTTATGTGGCTTCAGATTTATTAAGTCAAGCAGAACACGGAACTGATAGTCAAGTGATTTTAGTCTCTACATCTGAAAACTTTATGAATGAAGTTGAAACTGAAATTAACATGCAAATTAAATTATTACCAAGACAAGACATTGCGCAACAAGCTATCAATAATTCAAAATCTATTTTAGTAAAATCTGATAAAGAAGCATTAGATTTAATTAATGATTATGGTCCAGAACACTTTATTGTAGCGACTAAAAGAAATGATTTTTATATTGATGGAATTCAAAATGCAGGTTCTGTATTTATTGGTAATTATACACCAGAAAGTGCTGGCGATTATGCGTCTGGAACCAATCACACCTTACCAACCAATGGATTTAGCAAAGCATATTCTGGTGTGAATTTAGATAGTTTTACAAAAGCGATTACGTTTCAAAATATCACAAAAGAAGGTTTAAAAAACATAGGAAACACCATAGAACTAATGGCGAAAGCTGAAGGATTACAAGCGCACAAAAACGCAGTTTCGATTAGATTAAAAGACTTAACGAACTAA
- the hisG gene encoding ATP phosphoribosyltransferase — translation MSKLKIAIQKSGRLNEDSMKILKDVGIAIDNGKDQLKASAKNFPLEVFYLRNGDIPQYLKDGVVDLAIIGENVLVEKGQDISIVEKLGFSSCKVSVAIPKGKNYNSIKDLEGKRIATSYPNTVNQFLKNNNIDANLHIINGSVEIAPNIGLADAIVDIVSSGSTLFKNNLKEVEVILKSEAVLAVSPQISTENQAILNKLQFRLQSVLKARNSRYVLLNAPNNKVDDIINILPGMKSPTVLPLAEEGWSSLHSVINKNDFWEIIDELKANGAEGILVCPIENMVL, via the coding sequence ATGAGTAAACTAAAAATTGCAATTCAAAAATCTGGACGATTAAACGAGGATTCGATGAAAATCCTTAAAGACGTTGGTATTGCTATTGATAATGGCAAAGATCAACTCAAAGCTTCAGCTAAAAACTTCCCATTAGAAGTCTTTTATTTACGTAACGGAGACATTCCTCAGTATTTAAAAGATGGTGTTGTAGACTTAGCCATTATTGGTGAAAATGTTTTGGTAGAAAAAGGACAAGACATTTCTATTGTAGAAAAATTAGGGTTTTCTAGCTGTAAAGTGTCTGTAGCAATTCCAAAAGGAAAAAACTACAATTCCATTAAAGATTTAGAAGGAAAACGTATCGCGACATCGTATCCAAACACAGTCAACCAATTCTTAAAAAACAACAATATCGATGCGAATTTGCACATCATTAATGGTTCTGTAGAAATTGCGCCAAACATTGGTTTAGCAGATGCAATTGTTGATATTGTATCTAGCGGAAGCACCTTATTTAAAAATAACCTTAAAGAAGTTGAAGTCATTTTAAAATCGGAAGCTGTACTTGCAGTGTCACCTCAAATTTCCACTGAAAACCAAGCAATTTTAAACAAGTTACAGTTTAGATTGCAATCGGTTTTAAAAGCAAGAAACTCACGTTACGTCTTACTTAACGCGCCAAATAACAAGGTTGATGACATTATAAATATTTTACCAGGAATGAAAAGTCCAACCGTTTTACCATTAGCTGAAGAAGGTTGGAGTTCATTACATTCCGTAATCAATAAAAATGATTTCTGGGAAATTATAGATGAATTAAAAGCAAATGGAGCAGAAGGCATATTAGTTTGTCCAATTGAAAATATGGTTTTATAA
- a CDS encoding prohibitin family protein, whose amino-acid sequence MEKLPKIGLPIMIGVVLLIIIVAKSAVTIGSGEAGVLYKTFGGGVVTDEPPLGEGFHIVAPWNKVYVYEVRRQEIFEKMKVLSSNGLDIQLDASAWYKPDVKNLGKLHQEIGDNYLQRIILPTIRSAARSVVGRYTPEQLYSSKRDAIQREIFEETKKIVDDQYIVLDEILVRDVTLPPTIKDAIERKLKQEQESLEYEFRLVTAEKEAERQIIEAEGKAEANKILSASLTDKILQDKGIEATNKLAESPNSKVVIIGSGESGMPIILGNQ is encoded by the coding sequence ATGGAAAAATTACCAAAAATCGGTTTGCCGATCATGATAGGAGTTGTGTTACTAATAATAATTGTAGCTAAATCTGCTGTAACGATAGGTTCTGGAGAAGCAGGTGTTTTATATAAAACTTTTGGCGGAGGTGTAGTTACTGACGAGCCTCCTTTAGGTGAAGGATTTCATATAGTGGCACCATGGAACAAAGTATACGTTTACGAAGTGCGTAGACAAGAAATTTTTGAAAAAATGAAGGTTTTATCATCTAATGGATTAGATATTCAATTAGACGCTTCTGCTTGGTATAAACCAGATGTTAAGAATTTAGGAAAGTTGCACCAAGAGATAGGTGATAACTATTTACAACGTATTATCTTGCCAACTATAAGATCAGCTGCACGTAGTGTCGTGGGTCGTTATACGCCAGAACAATTATATTCTAGTAAAAGAGATGCTATTCAACGTGAAATCTTTGAAGAGACCAAAAAAATTGTTGATGATCAATACATTGTTTTAGATGAAATTTTAGTGCGTGATGTGACATTACCACCAACAATTAAGGATGCTATTGAGCGTAAATTAAAGCAGGAGCAAGAATCTTTAGAATACGAATTTAGACTGGTTACTGCTGAGAAGGAAGCAGAACGTCAAATTATTGAAGCAGAAGGTAAAGCTGAAGCTAATAAAATTTTAAGCGCATCGTTAACTGATAAAATTCTACAGGATAAAGGTATTGAAGCAACAAATAAATTAGCAGAATCACCTAATAGTAAGGTAGTTATTATTGGTTCTGGTGAAAGTGGAATGCCTATAATTTTAGGAAATCAATAA
- a CDS encoding VWA domain-containing protein, with amino-acid sequence MTESSVIYIILAFITALLLALFQYVYKSKLNNRLKTILTVLRTVAVFGILLLLINPKFETETYHDEKPSLIVAVDNSESITYLQQDKNATSILKSITDNPEIEKRFNIETYSFGKALKPIDSLNFSEQQSNISNALKQIGEVYSNQVAPIILLSDGNQTYGADYSFVSNSVKQPIYPVILGDSTIYSDLSIKQLNVNRYVFLKNRFPVEIIANYNGTESITTELKIWSGNSVVFRKPIQFNATKTSEVITTTLGANSVGVKTYKVELTPLDLEKNTVNNSKNFGVEVIDQKTNIALVSDIIHPDLGALKKSIESNEQRSVSILKPNEYLNNSNDYQLVILYQPNNNFNTVLNEVSDQKLNSFIITGNTTNFSLLNNLQSAFKQTVTNQSEDFQPQLNRNYNTFIIDNLSFEDYPPLQSEFGTIEFSVPNAIILSKSVNGIDTNQPMLSTYEVGNTKHALLSGEGIWRWRAQSYLESESFNNFDNFIGKLVQYLSSNKKRSRLNLDYKSFYNGNDDVIISAQYFNKNYEFDNSAALTITLKNKEDDSIREVPLLLNNGNYSVDLSGIASGSYNFTIKHNTESVAATGSFEILEYNVEQQFLNADIEKLQSLAKNSSGNAVFNTEIDELISDLLTDSRYATIQKSTKNIVPLIDWKYLLGLIALSLFVEWFIRKYNGLI; translated from the coding sequence TTGACAGAAAGTAGCGTAATTTATATTATTCTAGCATTTATAACAGCGCTTTTATTAGCGCTGTTTCAATATGTATACAAGTCAAAGCTTAATAATAGGCTTAAAACAATACTTACGGTTTTAAGAACAGTTGCTGTATTTGGTATACTTCTATTGTTAATTAATCCAAAATTTGAAACAGAGACGTATCATGATGAAAAGCCATCACTTATTGTTGCTGTAGATAATTCTGAGTCTATTACATATTTACAACAAGACAAAAATGCAACTAGCATTTTAAAATCAATTACCGACAATCCTGAAATTGAGAAACGATTTAACATTGAAACGTATAGCTTCGGAAAAGCCTTAAAACCAATTGATTCTTTAAACTTTTCAGAGCAGCAATCCAACATTTCTAATGCGTTAAAACAAATAGGTGAGGTGTACTCAAATCAAGTTGCTCCAATTATATTGTTAAGTGATGGAAATCAAACTTATGGTGCAGATTATAGCTTTGTTTCAAATTCAGTAAAACAACCTATTTACCCAGTGATTTTGGGTGATTCTACAATATATTCAGATTTAAGCATCAAACAACTTAACGTTAATCGTTATGTATTTTTAAAAAATAGATTTCCTGTTGAAATTATAGCAAATTATAACGGTACCGAATCTATAACTACTGAACTAAAAATTTGGTCTGGTAATTCGGTAGTTTTCAGAAAACCAATTCAGTTTAATGCTACTAAAACATCAGAGGTTATTACTACAACTTTAGGAGCTAACTCCGTTGGTGTAAAAACCTATAAAGTAGAGTTAACACCATTAGATCTAGAAAAAAATACGGTAAACAATTCTAAAAATTTTGGTGTAGAAGTTATAGATCAAAAAACGAATATAGCCTTAGTTTCAGATATTATTCATCCAGATTTAGGTGCCTTAAAAAAGTCTATAGAAAGCAATGAACAGCGAAGTGTTTCAATTCTGAAACCTAATGAATATTTAAATAATAGTAATGATTATCAATTGGTTATTTTATATCAACCAAACAATAACTTTAATACAGTTTTAAATGAAGTTTCAGATCAAAAACTAAACAGTTTTATAATTACTGGCAATACAACAAACTTTAGTTTATTAAACAATTTACAATCTGCTTTCAAACAGACGGTAACCAATCAATCAGAAGATTTTCAACCACAATTAAATAGAAATTACAACACCTTTATCATAGATAATCTAAGTTTTGAAGATTATCCTCCGTTACAATCAGAATTTGGAACTATTGAGTTTTCTGTGCCAAACGCTATTATTTTATCAAAATCGGTAAACGGTATAGATACCAATCAACCAATGCTGTCTACTTATGAAGTTGGTAATACAAAACATGCATTATTGTCTGGAGAAGGTATTTGGCGATGGAGAGCACAATCGTACTTAGAGTCTGAAAGCTTCAATAATTTTGATAATTTTATAGGGAAATTAGTACAATATCTAAGCTCTAATAAAAAGCGTAGTCGACTCAATTTAGATTATAAATCGTTTTATAATGGCAATGATGATGTAATTATCTCTGCACAGTATTTCAACAAAAACTACGAGTTCGATAATTCTGCTGCGTTAACTATAACTCTTAAGAACAAAGAAGATGACAGTATTAGAGAAGTTCCTCTTTTGTTAAATAATGGGAATTATAGTGTAGATTTAAGTGGGATTGCTTCTGGATCTTATAATTTCACTATTAAGCATAATACAGAGTCTGTTGCAGCTACGGGTAGTTTTGAAATTCTTGAATATAATGTTGAACAACAATTTTTAAATGCTGATATAGAAAAACTTCAATCGTTAGCTAAAAATAGCAGTGGAAATGCTGTTTTTAATACCGAGATAGATGAGTTAATTTCTGATTTGTTGACAGATTCTAGATATGCTACCATTCAAAAAAGCACTAAAAATATTGTACCTTTGATAGACTGGAAATATCTACTTGGTCTAATAGCTTTGAGCTTATTTGTTGAGTGGTTTATCAGAAAATATAACGGTTTAATTTAA
- the fabG gene encoding 3-oxoacyl-[acyl-carrier-protein] reductase, whose protein sequence is MKLLEGKTAIVTGASRGIGKGIAEIFADHGANVAFTYSSSVEAANELEKELNSKGIKAKGYQSNAASFEEAQKLADDVVAEFGSIDILVNNAGITKDNLLMRMGEEDFDKVIEVNLKSVFNMTKAVQRTMLKQRKGSIINMSSVVGVKGNAGQTNYAASKAGIIGFSKSVALELGSRNIRSNVIAPGFIETEMTAKLDEETVKGWRAAIPLKRGGTPEDIANACVFLASDMSAYVTGQTLNVDGGMLT, encoded by the coding sequence ATGAAATTATTAGAAGGTAAAACAGCTATAGTTACTGGTGCTAGTAGAGGAATAGGCAAAGGTATCGCTGAAATTTTCGCTGATCATGGTGCTAATGTGGCATTTACGTATAGCTCTTCTGTGGAAGCTGCAAATGAATTGGAAAAGGAGCTTAATAGTAAAGGAATAAAGGCTAAAGGTTACCAAAGTAATGCAGCAAGTTTTGAAGAAGCTCAAAAATTGGCAGATGACGTTGTTGCAGAGTTTGGTTCAATAGACATTTTGGTAAATAATGCAGGTATTACTAAGGATAACTTATTAATGCGAATGGGAGAAGAGGACTTTGATAAAGTTATTGAAGTTAACTTAAAATCTGTATTCAACATGACTAAGGCTGTTCAGCGTACTATGCTAAAACAACGTAAAGGATCAATCATTAATATGAGTTCTGTTGTTGGCGTAAAAGGTAATGCTGGGCAAACTAATTATGCGGCTTCTAAAGCTGGTATTATAGGTTTTTCTAAGTCTGTTGCATTAGAGTTAGGGTCTCGTAATATTAGAAGTAACGTAATTGCACCAGGTTTCATTGAAACTGAAATGACCGCGAAGTTAGATGAAGAGACTGTAAAAGGTTGGAGAGCTGCTATTCCTTTAAAGCGTGGAGGAACTCCTGAAGACATTGCTAATGCATGTGTTTTTCTTGCTAGTGATATGAGTGCCTATGTAACAGGGCAAACATTAAACGTTGATGGAGGTATGCTTACCTAA
- the sucD gene encoding succinate--CoA ligase subunit alpha, whose protein sequence is MSVLVNKDSNIIVQGFTGSEGTFHAGQMIEYGTNVVGGVTPGKGGQEHLGKPVFNTVAEAVEKAGADTTIIFVPPAFAADAIMEAADAGIKVIITITEGIPVADMVKAADYIKDKDCRLVGPNCPGVITPGEAKVGIMPGFVFKSGKVGIVSKSGTLTYEAADQVVKQGLGITTAIGIGGDPIIGTTTKEAVELLINDPETEAVVMIGEIGGQLEADAANWYKASGSKKPIVGFIAGETAPAGRTMGHAGAIVGGSDDTAQAKKKIMRACGIHVVDSPAEIGKKVAEVLG, encoded by the coding sequence ATGAGCGTTTTAGTAAATAAAGATTCTAACATCATTGTTCAAGGTTTTACAGGTAGTGAAGGTACATTTCATGCTGGTCAGATGATCGAGTATGGTACAAATGTCGTTGGAGGTGTAACTCCAGGAAAGGGTGGGCAAGAGCACTTAGGAAAGCCAGTTTTTAATACAGTGGCTGAAGCTGTTGAAAAAGCAGGAGCAGATACAACTATTATTTTTGTACCACCAGCATTTGCTGCTGATGCAATAATGGAAGCTGCTGATGCAGGAATCAAAGTTATTATTACAATTACAGAAGGTATTCCTGTTGCTGATATGGTTAAAGCTGCAGATTATATTAAAGATAAAGACTGTAGATTGGTTGGTCCTAACTGTCCAGGTGTAATCACACCAGGTGAAGCTAAAGTTGGTATTATGCCAGGATTTGTATTTAAATCTGGTAAAGTTGGTATCGTTTCAAAATCTGGTACTTTAACTTACGAAGCTGCAGACCAAGTTGTAAAACAAGGATTAGGTATTACAACTGCAATTGGTATTGGTGGTGATCCAATTATTGGAACCACTACAAAAGAAGCAGTTGAACTTTTAATTAATGATCCAGAAACAGAGGCTGTTGTTATGATCGGTGAAATTGGTGGACAATTAGAGGCTGATGCTGCTAACTGGTATAAAGCTAGTGGAAGCAAAAAACCTATCGTAGGATTTATTGCTGGTGAAACTGCACCTGCAGGACGTACAATGGGTCATGCTGGAGCTATCGTAGGTGGTAGTGATGATACTGCGCAAGCAAAAAAGAAAATTATGAGAGCATGCGGAATTCACGTAGTGGATTCTCCTGCTGAAATAGGGAAGAAAGTAGCTGAAGTTTTAGGCTAA